The Primulina eburnea isolate SZY01 chromosome 8, ASM2296580v1, whole genome shotgun sequence genome contains a region encoding:
- the LOC140839040 gene encoding cysteine proteinase inhibitor 5-like: MAPKFLSLLVVTFSILLASSLIKASFAGWQEISNLTDPKVVEVGKFAVKEHNKRVNALLSFVSIVKGETQIVNGINYRLIISATDAAAANAESNYRVVVWDKPWKKKRRLISFEKIA, encoded by the coding sequence ATGGCACCCAAATTTCTCTCGTTGCTAGTCGTTACCTTTTCAATTCTTCTTGCTTCCTCTTTGATCAAAGCCTCCTTCGCCGGTTGGCAGGAGATCAGTAACTTGACCGACCCAAAGGTGGTTGAGGTAGGGAAGTTTGCGGTGAAAGAGCACAACAAGCGGGTCAATGCCTTGTTAAGCTTTGTGTCGATAGTAAAAGGAGAAACTCAAATAGTTAATGGTATTAATTACAGGCTCATCATCTCCGCCACGGATGCCGCCGCCGCAAATGCCGAAAGCAATTACCGGGTGGTAGTTTGGGACAAGCCTTGGAAGAAAAAGAGGCGCCTCATTTCATTTGAGAAGATTGCTTAA